One region of Streptomyces sp. NBC_00442 genomic DNA includes:
- a CDS encoding aldehyde dehydrogenase family protein yields the protein MENKTAAFAYAPAPESRSVVDIAPSYGLFIDGEFTEAADGKVFKTVSPSTEEVLSEVARAGAEDVDRAVKAARRAFETWSALPGSERAKYLFRIARIIQERSRELAVLETLDNGKPIKETRDADLPLVAAHFFYYAGWADKLDHAGWGANPRPLGVAGQVIPWNFPLLMLAWKIAPALATGNTVVLKPAETTPLSALFFADICRQAGLPKGVVNILTGYGDAGQALVEHADVNKVAFTGSTAVGKAIARSVAGTDKKVTLELGGKGANIVFDDAPIDQAVEGIVTGIFFNQGQVCCAGSRLLVQESIQDELLDSLKRRLSTLRLGDPLDKNTDIGAINSAEQLARITALTETGEAEGAERWSAPCELPSAGYWFAPTLFTNVTQAHTIARDEIFGPVLSVLSFRTPDEAVAKANNSQYGLSAGIWTEKGSRILAVAGKLRAGVVWANTFNKFDPTSPFGGYKESGFGREGGRHGLEGYLDV from the coding sequence ATGGAAAACAAGACGGCCGCGTTCGCGTACGCGCCCGCGCCCGAGTCCCGCTCGGTCGTCGACATCGCGCCGTCCTACGGCCTGTTCATCGACGGCGAGTTCACCGAGGCCGCCGACGGCAAGGTCTTCAAGACCGTCTCGCCGTCCACCGAGGAGGTCCTGTCCGAGGTCGCCCGCGCCGGCGCCGAGGACGTGGACCGCGCCGTGAAGGCCGCGCGCAGGGCGTTCGAGACGTGGTCGGCCCTGCCCGGCTCCGAGCGCGCCAAGTACCTGTTCCGCATCGCCCGGATCATCCAGGAGCGCAGCCGCGAGCTGGCCGTCCTGGAGACCCTGGACAACGGCAAGCCGATCAAGGAGACCCGCGACGCGGACCTCCCCCTGGTCGCCGCGCACTTCTTCTACTACGCGGGCTGGGCCGACAAGCTCGACCACGCCGGGTGGGGCGCGAACCCGCGCCCGCTGGGCGTGGCCGGCCAGGTCATCCCGTGGAACTTCCCGCTCCTGATGCTGGCCTGGAAGATCGCCCCGGCGCTCGCCACCGGCAACACGGTCGTCCTGAAGCCCGCCGAGACCACGCCCCTCTCGGCGCTGTTCTTCGCGGACATCTGCCGACAGGCGGGCCTGCCCAAGGGTGTCGTCAACATCCTTACGGGCTACGGCGACGCGGGCCAGGCCCTGGTCGAGCACGCGGACGTCAACAAGGTCGCCTTCACCGGCTCGACCGCCGTCGGCAAGGCCATCGCCCGCTCGGTGGCCGGCACCGACAAGAAGGTCACCCTTGAGCTGGGCGGCAAGGGCGCCAACATCGTCTTCGACGACGCCCCCATCGACCAGGCCGTCGAGGGCATCGTCACCGGCATCTTCTTCAACCAGGGCCAGGTCTGCTGCGCGGGCTCGCGCCTGCTCGTCCAGGAGTCGATCCAGGACGAGCTGCTCGACTCGCTCAAGCGCCGTCTGTCCACGCTGCGCCTCGGTGACCCGCTGGACAAGAACACCGACATCGGCGCCATCAACTCCGCCGAGCAGCTGGCCCGTATCACCGCGCTCACCGAGACGGGCGAGGCGGAGGGCGCCGAGCGCTGGTCCGCCCCGTGCGAACTGCCCTCGGCCGGTTACTGGTTCGCCCCGACGCTGTTCACCAACGTCACCCAGGCGCACACCATCGCCCGCGACGAGATCTTCGGCCCGGTCCTTTCCGTGCTGAGCTTCCGCACCCCGGACGAGGCCGTCGCCAAGGCCAACAACAGCCAGTACGGCCTCTCGGCCGGCATCTGGACGGAGAAGGGCTCGCGCATCCTCGCGGTCGCGGGCAAACTCCGCGCCGGAGTGGTGTGGGCCAACACGTTCAACAAGTTCGACCCGACCTCGCCGTTCGGCGGCTACAAGGAGTCGGGCTTCGGCCGCGAGGGCGGCCGGCACGGCCTGGAGGGCTACCTCGATGTCTGA
- a CDS encoding SigE family RNA polymerase sigma factor, translated as MNALHSTNSGAVVTRLHDVVRSTEKSGAASMRGCARSAGRQHSSSAQQGLVPYMTVLDAPAVPAAGNNPGGTGEAAYREGSGEPATASEAEFTAYVQERRASLYATAYHLTGDRFEAEDLLQSALFSTYRAWDRISDKAAVGGYLRRTMTNLHISAWRRRKLNEYPTEELPETAGDTDAMRGTELRAVLWQALARLPETQRTMLVLRYYEGRTDPEIADILDISVGTVKSSIWRSLRRLREDDVLSFGRDEEESFGELVA; from the coding sequence ATGAACGCACTGCACAGCACCAACTCCGGCGCAGTTGTGACGCGTCTCCACGACGTCGTACGGAGCACCGAGAAGTCCGGTGCCGCGAGCATGCGGGGGTGCGCTCGCAGCGCCGGACGTCAGCACTCGTCGTCGGCACAGCAGGGGCTCGTGCCCTACATGACGGTGCTCGACGCTCCCGCGGTTCCGGCCGCGGGCAACAATCCGGGGGGAACCGGGGAGGCGGCGTACCGGGAGGGCTCGGGGGAGCCGGCCACCGCGTCGGAGGCGGAGTTCACCGCCTACGTCCAGGAGCGCCGCGCCTCCCTGTACGCCACCGCCTACCACTTGACCGGCGACCGCTTCGAGGCGGAGGACCTGCTGCAGAGCGCGCTGTTCTCCACCTACCGCGCCTGGGACCGCATCAGTGACAAGGCGGCGGTCGGCGGCTACCTGCGCCGCACCATGACCAATCTGCACATCAGCGCCTGGCGCCGGCGCAAGCTCAACGAGTACCCGACCGAGGAGCTGCCCGAGACGGCGGGCGACACGGACGCGATGCGCGGCACCGAACTGCGCGCGGTGCTCTGGCAGGCGCTGGCCCGCCTTCCCGAGACGCAGCGCACGATGCTGGTCCTGCGCTACTACGAGGGGCGTACCGACCCGGAGATCGCGGACATACTGGACATCAGTGTCGGCACGGTGAAGTCCAGCATCTGGCGCTCGCTGCGCCGGCTGCGCGAGGACGACGTCCTCAGCTTCGGCCGTGACGAGGAGGAGTCCTTCGGCGAGCTGGTGGCCTGA
- a CDS encoding ATP-binding protein: MSSSAIVTRVVLLSGPSGSGKSSLAARAGLPVLRLDDFYKEGDDPTLPVVTGSSDIDWDSPLSWDADAAVRAIVELCDTGRTAVPVYSIATSSITGATELGIGRTPLFVAEGIFAADIVTRCQELGVLADAICLRGRPSTTFRRRLLRDLREGRKSVAFLLRRGWRLMRAERAIVARQSALGAHPCDKREALGRIAGAAAGRSRTAAAA; the protein is encoded by the coding sequence GTGAGTTCATCTGCCATTGTGACGCGCGTCGTTCTGCTCTCGGGGCCCTCCGGCTCCGGCAAGTCGTCCCTCGCGGCGCGCGCGGGCCTGCCCGTACTGCGCCTCGACGACTTCTACAAGGAGGGCGACGACCCGACCCTGCCGGTGGTGACGGGCAGTTCGGACATCGACTGGGACTCCCCGCTGTCCTGGGACGCCGACGCGGCGGTCCGGGCCATCGTCGAGCTGTGCGACACGGGACGCACCGCGGTGCCCGTCTACTCGATCGCGACGAGCTCCATCACCGGCGCCACCGAGCTCGGCATCGGCCGCACCCCGCTCTTCGTCGCGGAGGGCATCTTCGCCGCCGACATCGTCACCCGCTGCCAGGAACTCGGGGTGCTCGCGGACGCGATCTGTCTGCGCGGCCGCCCTTCCACGACCTTCCGCCGCAGGCTGCTGCGCGATCTGCGGGAGGGCCGCAAGTCGGTGGCGTTCCTGCTGCGCCGCGGCTGGCGCCTCATGCGCGCCGAGCGTGCGATCGTCGCCCGCCAGTCGGCGCTCGGCGCGCACCCCTGCGACAAGCGGGAGGCGCTCGGCCGCATCGCCGGGGCGGCCGCGGGCCGCTCCCGCACGGCGGCCGCGGCCTAG
- a CDS encoding aldehyde dehydrogenase family protein, which produces MSETPTRLSVFKTYKLYVGGKFPRSESGRVYEVVDSKGKWRANAPLSSRKDARDAVVAARKAFGGWSGATAYNRGQILYRIAEMLEGRKGQFVHEVADAEGLSKSKAAAVVEAAIDRWVWYAGWTDKIAQVVGGANPVAGPFFNLSTPEPTGVVTVLAPQESSFLGLVSVVAPVIATGNTAVVIASEQAPLPALSLGEVLATSDLPGGVVNILSGKTAEIAAPLAAHQDVNAIDLTGAGAELARDLEIAAADNLKRVLRAKAVDFTADPGTERLTAFLETKTVWHPTGSLGASGSAY; this is translated from the coding sequence ATGTCTGAGACTCCGACGCGGCTGAGCGTCTTCAAGACCTACAAGCTGTACGTGGGCGGGAAGTTCCCGCGTTCCGAGAGCGGCCGGGTGTACGAAGTGGTCGACAGCAAGGGCAAGTGGCGGGCCAACGCGCCCCTTTCGTCCCGCAAGGACGCGAGGGACGCGGTCGTCGCGGCCCGCAAGGCGTTCGGCGGCTGGTCCGGCGCGACCGCCTACAACCGCGGCCAGATCCTCTACCGCATCGCCGAGATGCTGGAGGGCCGCAAGGGCCAGTTCGTGCACGAGGTCGCCGACGCCGAGGGCCTCTCCAAGTCCAAGGCGGCCGCCGTCGTCGAGGCGGCGATCGACCGCTGGGTCTGGTACGCGGGCTGGACCGACAAGATCGCCCAGGTCGTGGGCGGCGCCAACCCGGTCGCGGGCCCCTTCTTCAACCTCTCCACGCCCGAGCCGACCGGCGTGGTCACGGTCCTCGCCCCGCAGGAGTCGTCCTTCCTCGGCCTGGTCTCGGTCGTCGCGCCCGTCATCGCGACCGGCAACACCGCGGTCGTCATCGCCTCCGAGCAGGCCCCCCTGCCCGCGCTCTCACTGGGCGAGGTGCTCGCCACCTCCGACCTGCCGGGCGGCGTGGTCAACATCCTGTCCGGGAAGACGGCGGAGATCGCCGCGCCGCTCGCCGCGCACCAGGACGTCAACGCGATCGACCTGACGGGCGCGGGCGCCGAGCTCGCGCGCGACCTGGAGATCGCCGCGGCGGACAACCTCAAGCGCGTGCTGCGCGCCAAGGCCGTCGACTTCACCGCGGACCCGGGCACCGAGCGTCTCACCGCGTTCCTGGAGACCAAGACGGTCTGGCATCCGACGGGTTCGCTGGGCGCGTCCGGCTCCGCGTACTGA
- the afsQ1 gene encoding two-component system response regulator AfsQ1, translating to MPFLLLIEDDDAIRTALELSLSRQGHRVATAATGEDGLKLLREQRPDLIVLDVMLPGIDGFEVCRRIRRTDQLPIILLTARNDDIDVVVGLESGADDYVVKPVQGRVLDARIRAVLRRGEREATDSAAFGSVVIDRAAMTVTKNGEDLQLTPTELRLLLELSRRPGQALSRQQLLRLVWEHDYLGDSRLVDACVQRLRAKVEDVPSSPTLIRTVRGVGYRLDTPS from the coding sequence GTGCCTTTCCTGTTGCTGATCGAGGACGACGACGCCATCCGCACGGCCCTCGAACTCTCCCTGTCACGCCAGGGCCACCGTGTGGCCACCGCGGCGACGGGAGAGGACGGTCTGAAACTGCTGCGCGAGCAGCGGCCGGACCTGATCGTGCTGGATGTGATGCTGCCCGGGATCGACGGTTTCGAGGTGTGCCGCCGGATCCGGCGCACCGACCAGCTGCCGATCATTTTGCTGACCGCGCGCAACGACGACATCGATGTGGTGGTGGGCCTCGAATCCGGGGCCGACGACTACGTTGTCAAGCCGGTCCAGGGGCGGGTGCTCGACGCCCGGATCCGGGCGGTGCTGCGCCGCGGAGAACGGGAGGCCACCGACTCGGCGGCGTTCGGCAGCGTGGTGATCGACCGGGCCGCGATGACCGTCACCAAGAACGGCGAGGACCTCCAACTCACGCCCACCGAGCTGCGGTTGCTGCTCGAACTGAGCCGCAGGCCCGGCCAGGCGCTGTCCCGTCAGCAGCTGCTCAGGCTCGTCTGGGAGCACGACTACCTCGGCGACTCCCGGCTCGTCGACGCCTGTGTGCAGCGGCTGCGCGCCAAGGTCGAGGACGTGCCGTCGTCGCCGACCCTGATCCGTACGGTCCGCGGCGTCGGCTACCGCCTGGACACCCCGTCGTGA
- the deoC gene encoding deoxyribose-phosphate aldolase yields the protein MPTNAPSAALADATASDGALRRFLHGLPGIDPVGLEARAASLGTRSIKTSAKAYAIDLAISMIDLTTLEGADTPGKVRALAAKAVNPDPTDRSAPHTAAVCVYPDMVATAKEVLKGSDVKVASVATAFPAGRAALPVKLADVRDAIAAGADEIDMVIDRGAFLAGHYLKVYEEIAAVRAECGEQARLKVIFETGELSTYDNIRRASWLGMMAGADFIKTSTGKVAVNATPSNTLVLLEAVRDFRAQTGTQVGVKPAGGIRNTKEAIKFLVLVNETVGEDWLDNRWFRFGASSLLNDLLMQRQKLATGRYSGPDYVTVD from the coding sequence ATGCCCACCAATGCACCTTCTGCTGCCCTCGCCGACGCGACCGCGTCCGACGGCGCGCTGCGTCGCTTCCTCCACGGGCTCCCCGGCATCGACCCGGTGGGCCTGGAAGCGCGTGCCGCGTCCCTCGGCACCCGCTCGATCAAGACTTCGGCCAAGGCGTACGCCATCGACCTGGCCATTTCGATGATCGACCTGACGACGCTGGAAGGCGCGGACACCCCGGGCAAGGTCCGGGCGCTCGCCGCCAAGGCCGTCAATCCCGACCCGACCGACCGCTCCGCCCCCCACACCGCCGCCGTCTGTGTCTATCCGGACATGGTGGCGACCGCCAAGGAGGTGCTGAAGGGCTCGGACGTCAAGGTCGCGTCCGTCGCCACCGCCTTCCCGGCGGGCCGCGCCGCCCTTCCCGTGAAGCTCGCCGACGTGCGGGACGCGATCGCGGCCGGGGCCGACGAGATCGACATGGTGATCGACCGGGGCGCGTTCCTCGCCGGTCACTACCTCAAGGTCTACGAGGAGATCGCGGCCGTCCGCGCCGAGTGCGGCGAACAGGCCCGCCTCAAGGTCATCTTCGAGACCGGCGAGCTGTCGACGTACGACAACATCCGCCGCGCCAGCTGGCTCGGCATGATGGCCGGCGCCGACTTCATCAAGACGTCGACGGGCAAGGTCGCGGTCAACGCCACCCCCTCCAACACCCTCGTCCTGCTCGAAGCCGTACGGGACTTCCGCGCGCAGACCGGGACGCAGGTCGGCGTGAAGCCGGCCGGCGGCATCCGCAACACCAAGGAAGCCATCAAGTTCCTGGTCCTGGTCAACGAGACCGTGGGCGAGGACTGGCTGGACAACCGCTGGTTCCGCTTCGGCGCCTCCTCGCTGCTCAACGACCTGCTGATGCAGCGTCAGAAGCTGGCGACCGGCCGCTACTCCGGCCCCGACTACGTGACGGTGGACTGA
- a CDS encoding VanZ family protein — translation MQQHHGQDGSAVIRFRVAGCVLLLAHLLLVAWVTLRPRDVMWVTATNLTPFAGIKADLALGPLEAAHRIGEGLLLLAPLGILLPLAGGRLSVSPFASLVRTVLAGALISLGIALLQTSVPGQVPDVDALLLNTAGVALAHLAVVPAGRRGIRRRNQRVSPAPVLREDSPQGRTPTIPRVGIAP, via the coding sequence GTGCAGCAGCATCATGGTCAGGACGGCAGCGCCGTCATCCGGTTCCGCGTGGCGGGATGTGTGCTCCTCCTCGCCCATCTGCTGCTCGTGGCATGGGTCACGCTGAGGCCGCGGGACGTGATGTGGGTGACGGCCACCAATCTCACGCCGTTCGCCGGCATCAAGGCCGACCTCGCGCTCGGCCCCCTGGAGGCGGCCCACCGGATCGGCGAGGGCCTGCTGCTCCTTGCCCCGCTGGGGATACTGCTCCCCCTGGCCGGCGGGCGGCTCTCCGTCTCGCCGTTCGCCTCGCTGGTACGCACCGTCCTGGCCGGGGCGCTGATCTCGCTCGGCATCGCGCTGCTCCAGACGTCGGTGCCGGGGCAGGTGCCCGATGTGGACGCGCTGCTCCTGAACACGGCGGGCGTGGCCCTCGCGCACCTCGCGGTGGTGCCGGCGGGCCGGCGGGGCATCCGCCGCAGGAACCAGCGCGTGAGCCCCGCGCCCGTCCTTCGGGAGGACTCCCCTCAGGGACGTACCCCGACGATTCCCAGGGTCGGTATCGCCCCGTAG
- a CDS encoding HAMP domain-containing sensor histidine kinase: protein MKRAVLAGLRWTSLRLRLVVVFALVALTAAVSASGIAYWLNREAVLVRTQDSALNDFRQGMQNRAASLPLQPTEHDLQVAAQQMADSSNSRYNVVLVDERAPGKPIVGASSLDDFTLDDVPASLQEAVTKKQKVTQANAYPYHLFWQRITLHGRPYLVGGTKVIGAGPTGYMLAPLDQERRDLNSLAWSLGIATFLALLASALLAQAAATTVLRPVQRLGDAARRLGEGKLDTRLRVSGTDELADLSRTFNRTAENLEKKVTDMSAREEASRRFVADMSHELRTPLTALTAVAEVLEEEEDSLDPMIAPAVRLVVSETRRLNILVENLMEVTRFDAGTARLVLDDVDIADQITACIDTRAWLDAVELDAERGIMARLDPRRLDVVLANLIGNALKHGGSPVRVAVRVEGDELVIAVRDHGPGIPEDVLPHVFDRFYKASASRPRSEGSGLGLSIAMENAHIHGGDISAANSPEGGAVFVLRLPLDATPPAGPETPEGGTEQ from the coding sequence GTGAAGCGAGCCGTACTCGCCGGTCTGCGCTGGACCAGTCTGCGTCTGCGGCTCGTCGTCGTGTTCGCGCTCGTCGCGCTCACCGCCGCCGTCTCCGCGTCCGGCATCGCGTACTGGCTCAACCGCGAAGCCGTACTGGTCCGTACGCAGGACTCGGCGCTCAATGACTTCCGCCAGGGCATGCAGAACCGGGCCGCCTCCCTTCCGCTCCAGCCGACCGAGCACGACCTCCAGGTGGCCGCGCAGCAGATGGCGGACAGCTCCAACTCCCGTTACAACGTGGTGCTCGTGGACGAGCGCGCGCCGGGCAAGCCGATCGTGGGCGCCTCCAGCCTCGACGACTTCACGCTCGACGACGTCCCCGCGTCCTTGCAGGAAGCGGTCACGAAGAAGCAGAAGGTCACCCAGGCCAACGCCTACCCGTACCACCTGTTCTGGCAGCGGATCACCCTGCACGGCCGTCCGTACCTGGTCGGCGGCACGAAGGTCATCGGCGCCGGTCCGACCGGCTACATGCTGGCCCCGCTCGACCAGGAGCGGCGCGACCTCAACTCCCTCGCCTGGTCCCTCGGCATCGCCACCTTCCTCGCACTGCTCGCCTCCGCGCTGCTCGCGCAGGCCGCCGCGACCACCGTGCTGCGGCCCGTCCAGCGGCTCGGGGACGCGGCGCGCCGGCTCGGCGAGGGCAAGCTCGACACCCGTCTGAGGGTCTCCGGGACCGATGAACTCGCCGATCTGTCAAGGACGTTCAACCGCACGGCCGAGAACCTGGAGAAGAAGGTCACCGACATGAGCGCGCGCGAGGAGGCGAGCCGCCGTTTCGTCGCCGACATGTCGCACGAGCTGCGTACGCCGCTGACCGCGCTGACCGCCGTCGCCGAGGTCCTCGAAGAGGAGGAGGACAGCCTCGACCCGATGATCGCGCCCGCGGTGCGGCTCGTGGTCTCCGAGACGCGGCGGCTGAACATCCTGGTGGAGAACCTGATGGAGGTGACCCGCTTCGACGCGGGCACCGCCCGCCTCGTCCTGGACGACGTGGACATCGCCGATCAGATCACCGCCTGCATCGACACCCGGGCCTGGCTGGACGCCGTCGAACTCGACGCGGAGCGCGGCATCATGGCCCGCCTCGACCCGCGCCGCCTGGACGTGGTGCTCGCCAACCTGATCGGCAATGCCCTCAAGCACGGCGGCTCCCCGGTGCGGGTCGCGGTCCGTGTCGAGGGCGATGAGCTGGTCATCGCGGTACGCGACCACGGACCGGGCATCCCCGAGGACGTGCTGCCGCACGTCTTCGACCGGTTCTACAAGGCCAGCGCCTCGCGGCCGCGCTCGGAGGGCAGCGGGCTCGGCCTGTCCATCGCGATGGAGAACGCACACATTCACGGCGGCGACATCAGCGCCGCCAACTCGCCCGAGGGCGGCGCCGTTTTCGTGCTGCGCCTTCCCCTGGACGCCACCCCGCCCGCCGGCCCCGAGACGCCGGAAGGAGGCACGGAGCAGTGA